A segment of the Terriglobales bacterium genome:
GCCGACGGCCGCGGCGTCGAGCCCAGCCTGATCGAGGCCTACAAGTGGTTCGCCCTCGCCGCCGAAGCCGGCGACCCGAACAGCGCCGCGTCGGTCAAGACCCTCGAAGCCGAGATGAAGCCGGAAGACATCGCGCAGGCCAAGAAGCTGGCGGAGCAGTGGATCGCCGAGCACACCACATCGAGCAGCAAGCAATAAGCGATAAGCGATAGGCCAAAGCAAAAGCCGCCCGCGGGCGGCTTATCGCTTACTGCTTATCGCTTATTGCGTGTTACGGCAAGAACTTGCCGAGGCCGGGCAGCTTCGAGATGTCGTTGTAGATCACCACCACCGCGAACAGGATGAGGAACACGAACGCCGCCTGGTAGATCCGCTCCTTCAGCCGCGCGTTGATGTCGCGCCGCATGATGCCCTCGATCGCCAGCAGCAGGATCACCCCGCCGTCCATGATCGGGATGGGCAGCAGGTTGAAGATGCCCAGGTTCAGGCTGATGGCGGCGGTGAGCAGGATGAGCGAGAGCAGCCCTTGCTGCGCCGCTTCTCCGGCGGCGCGCCCGATGCCGATCGGCCCGTCGAACTGCTTGATCGACATCTTGCGCTGCGCCACCCGCTGCAGCAGCTCCACGATCAGCCCGGAGAAGCGCTGGTTCACCTCGATGGACTTGCCGAGCGCGGCTGCGAACGAGAGCCGCGTCACCTTCATGGTGCTCGGCGCCGAGAACCCCAGCCGGTAGTACGGCTTTTCCGCGCCCTCCGGCTTGTTCAGCACCGGCGTCACGGTGAGCTTCAACGCCTGGCCGTTGCGCAGCACCGTGAGCTCCACCGGCTTTTCCTGGACCTTCTGCAGATATGCCTGCAGCGCCGGCAGCGCGATGATGGGCTTGCCGTCGGCGGCCACGATCTGGTCGCCCGGCTGCATTCCCGCCTTGCCCGCCGGCAATTCTGCTTCCACCTTCTGCACCGTCACGGCATCCTTCGGCGCCCAGCCGGGATCGCCCGGATGCTTGGCTTCGTCGGCCGCCGGCACGCGGATCTTCGTCGCGAAGATCTGCTCGCCGCGCTGCACCCCCAGCTCGACCGGCTGGTCTACGTAGAGCAGCATGCGGTACCCGAGATCCTCCCACGTCGGGTTCTGGAAGCTGTCGATGCGCAGGACGCGGTCGCCCGCCTGCAATCCCGCGTTGGCCGCGGGCGAGCCCTCCGCCACCCATCCGATGGTCACGGGCTCGTCCAGGAATGCGGGGTGCTCGTAGTGCCGCATGAAGACGCCGGTAAGCAGCGCCACCGCGAACACGATGTTCATCACCGGCCCGGCCAGCGCGATCAGGAAGCGCTGCCACCGCGGGTGCGACATGAACTCCCCCGGGTCGCCGGTAGAGGGCTCCAGCGGGTTCTCGCCGCTCATCTTGACGTAGCCGCCGAGCGGCAGGGCAGAGATGCGATAGTCGGTCTCGCCCTTGCGAAAACCCAGCAGGCGCTTGCCGAATCCGATGGAGAAGACTTCGACCCGCACGCCGCACAGCTTGGCGACGGCATAGTGGCCGAACTCGTGGATGAGGACGAGGAGCCCGAGGACCCCGACAAACGCGGCAACGGCGATCAACCCAGAAACAAGCACTAAGGAATCCTATGCCAAAGCGGGACGGCCCGTCTTGCTGCGGGCGGCGACCTGGCCGCGTGCGGCCTGGCGCGCCTGTGCGTCCATACTCAGGACTTCTTTTATAGATTCAGGCCGGCGTGGATTTGTTTCACCAAGAACGGCCTCGATGACAAGGGGGATATCTATGAATCTTATCTCACCGGCGAGGAAGGCGGCCACCGCGATCTCGTCGGCGGCGTTGAGCGCCACCGACTTGGCCCCGCCGGCTGCCGCCGCCTCGTACGCCAGCCGCAGACAGGGGAATTTCTCTACATCCGGCTGCTGAAAATCTAAGCGCTTCAGCTCGTGGACCGGGAAGGTCAGGTCGCTGGGGATGCGGTCCGGATACGTCAGCGCGTACAGGATGGGCAGACGCATGTCGGTCACCGAAAGCTGCGCCAGGATGCTGCCGTCGCTGAACTCGACCATCGAGTGGATGGTGGACTGCGGGTGCACGATGACCGCGACCTGCTCCGCCGGCAGCTGGAACAGCCGGCACGCCTCGATCACCTCGAACCCTTTGTTCATCAGCGTCGCCGAGTCGATGGTGATGCGCTTTCCCATCTTCCACGTCGGATGGTTGAGCGCCTGCTCGACCGTGATGCTCTCGAATTCCGCTTTCGGGGTGTTGAGGAACGGGCCACCCGAGGCCGTGAGCCACACTTTGCGCACTTCCTCGATCCTGCCGCCGCGCATGCACTGGTGCACGGCGTTGTGCTCGCTGTCGATCGGCAGCAGCGGCTTGTTCTGGCGCCGCGCTTCCTCGGTGATCAGCTCGCCCGCCGCCACCAGGCACTCCTTGTTCGCCAGGCCGACCGTCTTGCCCGCCTTCACCGCTTCATACGTCGCTTCCAGTCCCGCGACGCCCACGATGGCGCTCACCACGAAGTCCGCCTGCGGGATGGTGGCCACCTGCACGGTTCCCTTGCTGCCGAAGACGACCTCGATGTCGCGCAGCGGGCTGATCCCCGCGGCGCTCAGCTTGCTCGCCAGGCTGTCGGCGGCTTCGGCTGTGGCCATCGAGACGATCTTCGGCTTCCAACGCTTCACCTGCTCGAAAGCGGCGTCCACGTTCTCGCCCGCCGCCAGCGACACCACGCCGAAGCGCTCCGGGTACGACTCCACGATGGCGAGCGTACTGCGACCAATGGAGCCGGTCGAACCGAGGATGGCGATTTTCTTCATTCGTTGTGAGAGTGGTGGCGGGAACTAAGAGTGTATCGCAAACAAGATGATTACGAACCCGAAGGGAGCCGCGAACAGCAACGCGTCCACGCGGTCGAGCATCCCGCCGTGTCCCGGCAGGATCGCGCCCGAGTCCTTCACCCCGGCGCCGCGCTTCATCATGCTCTCCACCAGGTCGCCGAGCTGCGCGGCCACGTTGATGAGTGCGGACCAGAGCAGGGCCTTCCAGAAGGGAACCAGGAACGCGTCCGGCTGCCTGGGCGCGGTTCCGAGCGACTGGAAGAGTTCTGCGCGCCCGGCCCAGTCGAGACTCATGCCGGCCCCATGACCCTGGAGCCACCCGACGATCTGCGCCGCGGAATGCAGGAGCACTGCGCCCAGCACAGCCGCGGTGACGACCGAGGCGATCGCGCCTTCCCACGTCTTCTTTGGGCTGACTTCGGGCGCGAGCTTGTGCTTTCCGATCGAGCTGCCCACCCAGAAGGCGACGATGTCCCCCGACCACACCACGACGAACAGATAGAGCAAATAGAACGGGCCCAGCGGAAGGACGCGAATGAGCACCAGCGTCGCGAGTGCGAAGGCCACCAGCACGAAACCTGTCCAACTGAGCGCCACGCTCGGAAGCGCGCTTCGCAGGTCCTTGTGCAGTCCGAGCAGCGCGTACACGAATGCCACCGGCAGCACGAACGCTCCGGCCAACAGGATGAAGAATGCACCCGCTTCCGGATCGATGATGTCGTGGCCGAGAACTGCCAGTAGGGCGAAGTAGAGCGGCACCAGTAAGTAGGTGCTGAGGCGCAACGGCTCGTGACCGTACGCCTTGACCAGGTCCATGTACTCGCGCATCGCAAGCATCGCTACCACGCACACCACCGCCGAGAATAGCCACAGCGGCGCCTTGAAGGTCAGCGCGAGGACGATCGGGATCAGGACGACGGCGGTGAGCAGGCGCTTCATCGTGCAGAGTTAACGCGCCGCGAGACTAGCGAACGCATTTGTGATTTGCAATTTGTAATTTTGTGATTGCATCCGCCACGGCAGAGGGCTTGCTCGGCCATGCGCCCTTGACAACGCCACGCCGCTCGGCGTACACTTTCGCTAAACGTTCGCCTAACGCGAGCCGTCATTCGTGTGCTCTTTTTCAATCCAGGGTCTGTCCGCTCCCGCTCACGGTAACGGCGCTAAAATCACGGTAGAACCACGGTAAACCACGGTAAAACCACGGTAGAAATCACGGTATCCTTGCCGCTATCTACTTGCTTCTAAACTAGATATCGTGAATGCTGCCGAAATAAGGGGGTGGGGTGCCCCGATACCGTGATGATTGCGGCTCCCAAGGCCTTTGGGGTAGGTGGTTTTCGCTAATCGCTTATCGCTAATCGCTAATCGCTGCTCTAGTGCAATCCGCTCGGCGGCTCGATCAGCCCGCCGTAGCGCCGCTCGCGCTTCTGGTACTCGAAAATGGCTTCCAGCAGGTGGCGGCCCCGGAAGTCCGGCCACAGCGTCGGCGTCACGTAGATCTCGGCGTACGCCACCTGCCAGAGCAGGAAGTTCGAGAGCCGCATCTCCCCCGACGTCCGGATCACCAGGTCAGGGTCGGAGAGATTTTTCGTGTAGAGGTGCTGGTCGACCATCTCCTCGGTGATCTGGAGGTGCTCGACGCCGCCGTTCGACATCGCCGACTCCACGATCGACTGGAAGGCGTCGACCATCTCGGTGCGCGCGCTGTAGTTGAGCGCGAGCGTGAGCGTCATGCCGTCGTTCTCGCTCGTCTCCTCCGCGGCCCAGGCCATGCGCTCCTGCACCTCGAGCGGCAACTCGTGGCGCCGCCCGATGTACTTCAGCCGGATGTTGTTCCGGTTGAGCGTGGGGACCTCGTCTTTCAGGTACTTGCGCAGCAGCCGCATCAGGAAGTCGACCTCGCCCTTGGGGCGGCGCTTCCAGTTCTCGGCGGAGAACGCGTAGAGCGTCAGCTCGCCGATGCCGACGCGCGCGGCCGTCTCGACCGTCGAGCGCACGGCCTTCACGCCTGCGCGGTGCCCCGTGATGCGCGGCATGTGCCGGCCCTTGGCCCAGCGGCCGTTGCCGTCCATGATGATGGCGATGTGCCGCGGGAGCCGCTTGGGGTCGAGCCGCGCGTAGACCTCGGCTTCTTTGCGGTCCAGGCCTTCTGGAAGGGTGGTGCGCAAGGCGGTCACTCCGAAACCTCGAAACTAGCACCTTTTGCGGCACCCGGCAATGAACCATCGGATACACCCGGGCGGTCCGCAGCCGGTGCTAGAATCGCCTTTCCGCCCCATTTCCGGTTGAAAAAGCTGGTCCCGTCGGGCGGTGATTCCGGCCCAACCGCATCTAATCGGAAGCTGTGCTGCTGCTCGCCCAAAACCGCCGTTTCCGGATGCTCGCCCTGCTCGCCGCGTGGTGTTGCATCGCGGTGCTGCTCATCGCTTCGGTCGCCGAGGCGCGGCACTTCCACTCCAACGGCAGTCGCGACGCGCAGCGCTGCGTAGTCTGCGTGGCTGGACATTCGCCCACCCTGCTGGCGAAGGTTGCGCCGCTCGCGCCCCAGCAGATGAGCCGCCCGCTGCCGCCCGCGCCCGACGTCGCGCCGGCCGCCGCGCAGTCGCTCGACGCGCATTCCATCCGTCCTCCGCCCGCTCCTCTCCCGGCCTAAGCTACTCGCGTCCCAAATCCAGATCGAGGAGTTGTCATATGCCTACGTCCACGCGACGGCTGGCTCTCGTACTATTCATGATCTTGCTGCTGTGCACGGCGTTTGCCGCGGCGCAAACGGCCGCGGCTCCGCCGCC
Coding sequences within it:
- the rseP gene encoding RIP metalloprotease RseP, with protein sequence MLVSGLIAVAAFVGVLGLLVLIHEFGHYAVAKLCGVRVEVFSIGFGKRLLGFRKGETDYRISALPLGGYVKMSGENPLEPSTGDPGEFMSHPRWQRFLIALAGPVMNIVFAVALLTGVFMRHYEHPAFLDEPVTIGWVAEGSPAANAGLQAGDRVLRIDSFQNPTWEDLGYRMLLYVDQPVELGVQRGEQIFATKIRVPAADEAKHPGDPGWAPKDAVTVQKVEAELPAGKAGMQPGDQIVAADGKPIIALPALQAYLQKVQEKPVELTVLRNGQALKLTVTPVLNKPEGAEKPYYRLGFSAPSTMKVTRLSFAAALGKSIEVNQRFSGLIVELLQRVAQRKMSIKQFDGPIGIGRAAGEAAQQGLLSLILLTAAISLNLGIFNLLPIPIMDGGVILLLAIEGIMRRDINARLKERIYQAAFVFLILFAVVVIYNDISKLPGLGKFLP
- a CDS encoding 1-deoxy-D-xylulose-5-phosphate reductoisomerase, which gives rise to MKKIAILGSTGSIGRSTLAIVESYPERFGVVSLAAGENVDAAFEQVKRWKPKIVSMATAEAADSLASKLSAAGISPLRDIEVVFGSKGTVQVATIPQADFVVSAIVGVAGLEATYEAVKAGKTVGLANKECLVAAGELITEEARRQNKPLLPIDSEHNAVHQCMRGGRIEEVRKVWLTASGGPFLNTPKAEFESITVEQALNHPTWKMGKRITIDSATLMNKGFEVIEACRLFQLPAEQVAVIVHPQSTIHSMVEFSDGSILAQLSVTDMRLPILYALTYPDRIPSDLTFPVHELKRLDFQQPDVEKFPCLRLAYEAAAAGGAKSVALNAADEIAVAAFLAGEIRFIDIPLVIEAVLGETNPRRPESIKEVLSMDAQARQAARGQVAARSKTGRPALA
- a CDS encoding phosphatidate cytidylyltransferase; this translates as MKRLLTAVVLIPIVLALTFKAPLWLFSAVVCVVAMLAMREYMDLVKAYGHEPLRLSTYLLVPLYFALLAVLGHDIIDPEAGAFFILLAGAFVLPVAFVYALLGLHKDLRSALPSVALSWTGFVLVAFALATLVLIRVLPLGPFYLLYLFVVVWSGDIVAFWVGSSIGKHKLAPEVSPKKTWEGAIASVVTAAVLGAVLLHSAAQIVGWLQGHGAGMSLDWAGRAELFQSLGTAPRQPDAFLVPFWKALLWSALINVAAQLGDLVESMMKRGAGVKDSGAILPGHGGMLDRVDALLFAAPFGFVIILFAIHS
- a CDS encoding isoprenyl transferase; amino-acid sequence: MRTTLPEGLDRKEAEVYARLDPKRLPRHIAIIMDGNGRWAKGRHMPRITGHRAGVKAVRSTVETAARVGIGELTLYAFSAENWKRRPKGEVDFLMRLLRKYLKDEVPTLNRNNIRLKYIGRRHELPLEVQERMAWAAEETSENDGMTLTLALNYSARTEMVDAFQSIVESAMSNGGVEHLQITEEMVDQHLYTKNLSDPDLVIRTSGEMRLSNFLLWQVAYAEIYVTPTLWPDFRGRHLLEAIFEYQKRERRYGGLIEPPSGLH